ACTATTTCCCCACCCCCTCCGCCGACAACCAGTACCTAGCTGGCCACTTGCACCTCTTGCACAGCAGCTTCCACCACTACGTTGGGCGCAATCTGTCCGGCTTGGGCTGGGAAGGAGAGACCACCGCCCGCGCCTTGTGGGAAGCCCCCGTCGTCTTACTCTCGCACAACACTAACGCTGATCCTATATTTACCTATGGCAACCAGAAGGCGCTGGAACTGTTTGCCATGGACTGGGAAACCCTGACCCAACTCCCCTCCCGCTATTCCGCCGAACCACTGGCGCGGGAAGAACGCGAACATCTGCTACAAACCGTCAACCGGCAAGGCTATATCGACAACTACAGCGGGGTGCGCATCGCCAGTACTGGCCAGCGCTTCCTGATCCGCGACGCCATCGTCTGGAACCTGCGGGATGAAAGCGGCAATTACCGGGGGCAGGCGGCGTTTTTCGACAACTGGCAATTTCTGCCCTAAATTATACGGGCGAACTATACTCAGTGGCAGAATAACAGCCCCACCATCCATCTTCACCGACCCAAGGCACTCACTGCGAGGACAAGGAGAAACCAAATGTCTGACACCATCGAACATCAGGTCAATGCTGATCTGGCCGAGTTTGTTGCCGACCCGGTAAGTTTCATGAACCGCCAACCACCGAAACGGGATACCCAAGGCAACCCGGTCGAGGGTGTGACGCTGTTTTCCGCCGAAGCTATCGACGACCTGAGCTTTATCGACGCGCATGACACCCAGCGTATGCACATCCTGCAACCTGATGCAGGTGAACCGGGCGGCGTTTCCACCCGCGCGGCCATCGGTTCCAACGACAAGCCTGCCGATCTCGTCGACGCCCTGAAATACACCCGACTCGACCAGATGGAAGCTGCCGGGCTGATGAAAGCCACCCTGGCGGAGTCGCCCTGGTCAGATGATTACTGGGGCATTTACAAAGGTATTTTGGGCGCACGCTATGCTGACCCCAATTTCCCTGAATCTTCCGACTGGAAGGAAAACTCCGATTACATCCGCAATCACCCCGCCGCCACCATCCTGGCCAGCGGCAATGCCAGCAAAATCAACCAGCTTTCCCCGGCGGAAAAATACGATGCTTTGGTTGGTGACAGCAGTTTTTCCCTGACCATGGCAATGTGGCTGGAAGGCAAAGGCTATTACGACAAGTACGGTTCCGTGGAATCCTGGATGGGCATCTGCCACGGCTGGGCACCTGCCGCCTACATGCTGGCGCGCCCCACCAAAAGCGTGACCCTGAAAACGCCGGACAATGTTTCCATCAAGTTTTACCCCTCCGACATCAAGGCGCTGGGTTCGCTGCTGTGGGCAAAAGCCCCCAGCCGTAACCGCTTCATCGGTGGGCGTTGCAATGACAAGGCTCCGCCAACCGACCCGGCCACCGGGCGCGTCAAGTCCAGCCAGTGTTTCGACACCAACCCCGGCACTTGGCATCAATCCATGGTCAACCAGATTGGCTCAGCCCCGCGCAGCATGGTGATGGACGTTACCTTCGACTATGAAGTGTGGAACCAGCCGGTCTATGCCTACAAGTATGTCTATTTCAACCCGCAGAAAATGGTTTACGCCAGCACCCTGGCGGAAGCGACTGTCAGCATGGCGGCGTTCACCAGCGACAAGTTCCGTTCTTTCCGTGGTTCGTCAGCCAAATCGGTGGTCGGCGTGCGCATGGATGTTTCCTACGTGGTGGAAACCCGCCCCAGTCAGGCAGAAACCGACAGCCCCAGCCATGATGCCATCCAGGAAGTGACGTATTACTACGATCTGGAGCTGGATGCTTCCAACAACATCATCGGCGGCGAATGGTATACCAACAAGCACCCGGATTTCCTGTGGACACCGGGCAAGGGTTCGCACGCCGCCACGTCTTACGAGTCACAAGCCACCGGCTCCTGGGCGCAAGGCAGCGCGGTTCCCAGTTCCTGGCGCGCGGCAGCGAAACAGGCATCCAGCAGGCAGCGTGCGCCACTGGCAGCTATCGTCGAGCAGATCATCAGTTTTGCCAATGGCGGTACGCAGGCAACGCCTCATGCCGTAGGCTCCAACGTGACGACCGAAGCAACGCCCGCGCCCACTCCTACGCCCCCCACGACACCAGCGCCGCCGACCAGTACGCCTACGCCTTCCACGCCGCCGACCAGCACCTCAAACCCCACGACATCCGGGGCGGGTTCCTCCAGCAGCAGTTCAGGCACAAGTTCCTCCTCCTTACCTTGGTGGCGGCGTTTGTTGAATGCCCTGTTTGGCGGCTGAAGCTGCCGTGCGCCGTTCGCGGAAGAATGCCTGCAACAAGGCAGCGCATTCTTCCTGCAATACGCCCCCTTGCACCGCTGCTACCTTGTGGTAGTGGCGGGTATCCTGCAACAGGTCAAACGCGCTGCCCGCCGCCCCGGTTTTCGGGTCATAGGCACCAAATACCACCCGTTCCACCCGCGCGTGCAGCATTGCACCCACACACATCAGGCAAGGCTCCAGCGTGACATACAGGGTTGTGCCGGGCAGGCGGTAGTTGATGTCGTGGATACCTGCTGCCCGTAGCGCCTGCATTTCGGCGTGGGCAGAAGGGTCATGCAGGGTAATCGGCTGGTTCCAGCCCTCCCCCAGGATTTGCCCGTCGCGCACCACCACGGCACCTACCGGCACTTCCCCCTGCTTCCAGGCTCGTTCCGCCAGTTGCAGGGCATGGCGCATCCAGTTTTCGTCATCCATTCAATCTTGCCCCTTGGGTTGGACATGCAGGACACCGGGGATAATCACCAGCTGTTCGCCGACATGGATCAGGGGTAAACGCTCACGCTCCCAGGGTGCTACCCCCGCCTCCTGCAACAGGTGTTTGAGGGAATGATGCCCGCCCCGGTGCGGTAACCACACCGATTCTCCGCCCTGACGGAAGCGGACGGTAACGGTTGCCGGGTTCTCCTGCACGTGTTTTTGCCAGCCGCCCAATAGCGCTGGTGACAGTGTGCGCTGCAAGGAAGGGATGACCAGTGGCTGAGTGACATCCCATTCCAGTATTTGTGTGGAGTCATGTGGCAGCGGGGGTTGCAAGGCATACACATCATCACGATAGCGGCGGATTTCGCAGCCCTCCCAATGCACACAAGGCATGGCGTCAGAGCTGCTCAGCAGCACGTCATGCAACACATGCAGCAGCTTTTTTTCCTCCGGCATCTGGAAACCCTGCCCCGCCAGCCATTCGCGCACCAAGGCTTTCTGCATAGCGGTATCCTGACCCAGCAAGCGGCTGACCGACAAGGTATTGGGCTGGTTTCCCTGCATGTCTGCCAGTTTAGGTTGCAGGAAACCGGACAACAACTGGCGGCTTTCGGCCTGTAACTGGGCAGCGCGCGCCAGGGTTTTCTGCATGGCAGGCCAACGCTGCTGCAACACCGGCACGACTTGATGGCGCAGGAAATTGCGGTCGAAACGCCGATCCAGATTGCTGGGGTCGTCGATGTAATCCAGTTGGTGACGCTGGGCGTAATCCTGCAATTCCGGACGGCTGCACGCCAGCAGCGGACGCCCCAGACTGCCGGGCGCGAACGGGCGCACTTGCGGCATTGCCGCCAGCCCATCCACGCCGCTACCGCGCAGCAGATGCAGCAACAGGGTTTCGGCCTGATCCTGCTGGTGATGCGCTGTCAACAGAATTTCCCTGGCTTGCAGATGACGGCTGAAAGTTGCGTAACGGGCTTCGCGCGCCACTGCTTCCACGCTTTTCCCCGCTGGAGCCGCCAGATGTAGGTGTTCCACCAGCAAAGGCATCTCCAACCGCTCGCATACGCCCTGACAATGCAACGCCCAGCTGGCGGAAACTGCTTGCAAGCCATGATCAATGTGCACGGCACGGAATTTCAGGTGTGGCAACTGCCGTTGCAACAGGGAACAGGCGTGCAGAAGGACGTGGGAATCCATTCCCCCGCTGTACCCGATCAGGTAGGCAGGGGCAGGGTATTGCCGGAAGAATGTCAGCAGATGGTCAGTCGGGGCGTTGTGCATCCGCCCACCTTTATTCCTCGAACTGGCCGAAGCCCATGATGCGCTGGTAACGCTTGTCCAGCAGTTTGTCGACGTTCATCGCTTTCAGTTCGCGCAGACTGGTTTCCAACGCTGCGCCGATGTTGCGGGCGGCGGCTTCCATATCGCGATGCGCGCCACCGAGTGGTTCGGGGATGATCTGGTCAATCAGGCCGAGGGATTTCAGGCGGTCAGCGGTGATGCCCATGGCATCGGCGGCATCGGCAGCCTTGTCCGCACTTTTCCACAAGATAGAGGCACAACCTTCCGGGGAAATGACCGAGTAGGTGGCGTATTGCAGCATCATCACCCGGTCGCCGACGCCAATTGCCAGCGCGCCGCCGGAGCCGCCTTCGCCGACTACCGTGCAGATGATGGGGGTGCGTAACTTAGCCATTTCGTACAGGTTACGGGCGATGGCTTCGCTTTGGCCACGCTCTTCCGCGCCGATGCCGGGGTAAGCGCCAGGAGTGTCGATGAAGGTGATGACAGGCAGGTGGAATTTCTCAGCCAGACGCATCAGGCGCAATGCCTTGCGGTAACCTTCCGGGCGTGGCATCCCGAAGTTGCGCTTGATGTTTTCGTTGGTGTCGCGGCCTTTCTGGTGGCCAATCACTACGACTGACTGGCCGCGAAAACGCGCCACACCGCCGATAATGGCCTTGTCATCGGCAAAGGCGCGGTCGCCATGCAGTTCCTGGAAATCAGTGAACAGGTATTTGATCAGATCCAGCGTGTAGGGGCGTTTGGGATGACGGGCAAGCTGGGAAATCTGCCGTGGCGTCAGTTTGGAAAAGATCGAACGGGTCAGCGAATTGGCCTTTTCTTCTAACTTGCCGATTTCTTCGCTCAGGTTAATTTCAGCGTCACCGACGTAACGCAGTTCTTCGATTTTCGCCTGCAATTCGGCGATAGGTTGTTCAAAATCAAGAAAATCCGGGTTCATGCCTGTTGTTTATCCGTAACCCTGTCACAGTGAAGCGGCTAATTTTACATAGCTTGAACCCAGATTACGACTTTAAAAATACTGTTCCGTGGTGATATGCCCCGGTTTGTGGCGCAAATGGCGCTGTAGCCCGCGCTGCCCCAGCAGTTCCTTCATTTCATTGAGCATGTTGTGGTTGCCGCAGAGCATGACGTGGGTGTTTTCAGGGGAAATCGTCACGCCAGCGGCTTCTTCCAGCGTACCGAAAGCGAAGTTGGTGGTGATGCGCCCTGCCAGCCCTTGCGGGTTGGGTTCGCGGGTCACGCAGGAAATGAAACGGAACTGCCCAGGGTGCTGATCAGCAAACGACTGGATCAGGTCGGCGTAGGCCAGTTCTTCCATCAATGGCACGCCATGCACCAGGGTT
The sequence above is drawn from the Thiothrix nivea DSM 5205 genome and encodes:
- a CDS encoding MEKHLA domain-containing protein, producing MDYFPTPSADNQYLAGHLHLLHSSFHHYVGRNLSGLGWEGETTARALWEAPVVLLSHNTNADPIFTYGNQKALELFAMDWETLTQLPSRYSAEPLAREEREHLLQTVNRQGYIDNYSGVRIASTGQRFLIRDAIVWNLRDESGNYRGQAAFFDNWQFLP
- the tadA gene encoding tRNA adenosine(34) deaminase TadA encodes the protein MDDENWMRHALQLAERAWKQGEVPVGAVVVRDGQILGEGWNQPITLHDPSAHAEMQALRAAGIHDINYRLPGTTLYVTLEPCLMCVGAMLHARVERVVFGAYDPKTGAAGSAFDLLQDTRHYHKVAAVQGGVLQEECAALLQAFFRERRTAASAAKQGIQQTPPPR
- the tilS gene encoding tRNA lysidine(34) synthetase TilS — its product is MHNAPTDHLLTFFRQYPAPAYLIGYSGGMDSHVLLHACSLLQRQLPHLKFRAVHIDHGLQAVSASWALHCQGVCERLEMPLLVEHLHLAAPAGKSVEAVAREARYATFSRHLQAREILLTAHHQQDQAETLLLHLLRGSGVDGLAAMPQVRPFAPGSLGRPLLACSRPELQDYAQRHQLDYIDDPSNLDRRFDRNFLRHQVVPVLQQRWPAMQKTLARAAQLQAESRQLLSGFLQPKLADMQGNQPNTLSVSRLLGQDTAMQKALVREWLAGQGFQMPEEKKLLHVLHDVLLSSSDAMPCVHWEGCEIRRYRDDVYALQPPLPHDSTQILEWDVTQPLVIPSLQRTLSPALLGGWQKHVQENPATVTVRFRQGGESVWLPHRGGHHSLKHLLQEAGVAPWERERLPLIHVGEQLVIIPGVLHVQPKGQD
- a CDS encoding acetyl-CoA carboxylase carboxyltransferase subunit alpha translates to MNPDFLDFEQPIAELQAKIEELRYVGDAEINLSEEIGKLEEKANSLTRSIFSKLTPRQISQLARHPKRPYTLDLIKYLFTDFQELHGDRAFADDKAIIGGVARFRGQSVVVIGHQKGRDTNENIKRNFGMPRPEGYRKALRLMRLAEKFHLPVITFIDTPGAYPGIGAEERGQSEAIARNLYEMAKLRTPIICTVVGEGGSGGALAIGVGDRVMMLQYATYSVISPEGCASILWKSADKAADAADAMGITADRLKSLGLIDQIIPEPLGGAHRDMEAAARNIGAALETSLRELKAMNVDKLLDKRYQRIMGFGQFEE